In one Myotis daubentonii chromosome 1, mMyoDau2.1, whole genome shotgun sequence genomic region, the following are encoded:
- the CXCL9 gene encoding C-X-C motif chemokine 9, translating to MKKSGVSLLLGIIFLTLIEVQGVPIMKKGRCFCINTNQGMIHLKSLKDLKQFSPSPSCEKTEIIATMKNGTQTCLNPDSTNVKKLMKEWEKQVAKRKSKRKREKTSRKQGIQKVKRSPRHQKKTI from the exons ATGAAGAAAAGTGGTGTTTCTCTCCTTTTGGGTATCATCTTCCTGACTCTGATTGAAGTTCAAG GAGTCCCAATAATGAAGAAAGGACGCTGTTTCTGCATCAACACCAACCAAGGGATGATCCACCTAAAATCCTTAAAGGACCTTAAACAGTTTTCCCCAAGTCCTTCTTGTGAGAAAACTGAAATCAT CGCTACAATGAAGAATGGGACTCAAACATGTCTAAACCCAGATTCAACAAATGTGAAAAAATTGATGAAAGAGTGGGAGAAACAGGTTG ccaaaagaaaaagcaaaagaaagagagaaaaaacatcaagaAAGCAGGGAATTCAAAAAGTTAAACGATCTCCACGTCATCAAAAGAAGACTATATAA